One Bdellovibrio bacteriovorus str. Tiberius DNA segment encodes these proteins:
- a CDS encoding endonuclease MutS2 — MQDLVVLDWIEILEKIKSHATSDMGREAIMQTEPLKTPQEAHASFQEINNATEVLNQGIRPFMTSLDLYSTWILRLKKNAVLKTLEMKDVRSFCLEALALKEALHPVQNDWAQRIHQSLMKAEEPVSAIDQILTPSGDIRSDASETLFRLFREKERLAREVQSTLDRLVKDHQMENVLQDKYVTTRDGRWVLPVRSGMQHHLPGVIHGSSQTKQTVFIEPEKVIPSNNRLRQIEVEIEDEIERLLTELSRYLSSKSLDIESSQVLMKDADVRFAQAQFANQVEAHPIEFSDDSMELIEVRHPLLQLSGKKVIANTVLLEGHKSILLLSGPNAGGKTVLLKSIGLAAQMARCGLPICASETSKLPFFKNVLIGIGDAQSVDEELSTFAAHLKILGKAASVKGRDNLILIDEICGSTDPEEGSALGRAFIEEFSNNDVFAVITSHLGPLKSGWDEQSRVYNGSLEYDPKTGRPTYSFLAGIPGDSMAIQTAKRVGVAQTIVQRALDVLAPATRARLEGLEQIEQLKADINLLQDHLKKETKKATEMRRKYEGMLEQFNKDKDEWLQRTVKKAERKVEEAIAHAKADETFKRHTALQEIKYKLPEIVKAKPITQPGAPETAEEFGKKFPPGSKVYVPTLNQDGIIQSTPNSKGEVMILSGSVRLQLPWTILKPAGKPSNPTSQLIRQSSNITVALADDDRTLDLRGRTVEDALQELELALDKAAQAREDRIKIIHGHGTEALKKAVRTYLSRSIYVKKWKAGSPEGGGDGITWVEIGEA; from the coding sequence ATGCAAGATCTCGTCGTTCTTGACTGGATAGAAATTCTAGAAAAAATCAAATCCCACGCCACCAGTGACATGGGTCGTGAAGCCATCATGCAGACGGAGCCGCTAAAAACTCCGCAAGAGGCTCACGCAAGCTTTCAGGAAATCAACAACGCCACGGAAGTCTTAAACCAAGGCATCCGCCCGTTCATGACCAGTCTGGATCTTTATTCGACCTGGATTCTGCGCCTGAAAAAAAATGCGGTCCTAAAAACTTTGGAAATGAAAGACGTCAGAAGCTTCTGTTTGGAAGCGCTGGCTTTGAAAGAAGCCCTGCACCCGGTGCAAAACGACTGGGCCCAGCGCATTCACCAAAGCCTGATGAAGGCCGAGGAACCCGTATCCGCCATTGACCAGATTCTGACCCCAAGCGGAGACATCAGATCTGACGCCAGCGAAACCCTGTTCCGACTTTTCCGCGAAAAAGAACGTCTGGCGCGCGAAGTGCAAAGCACTTTGGATCGTCTGGTGAAAGATCATCAGATGGAAAACGTGCTTCAGGACAAGTACGTCACCACCCGCGACGGTCGCTGGGTTTTGCCGGTTCGAAGCGGCATGCAGCACCACCTGCCGGGCGTGATCCACGGGTCTTCACAAACCAAGCAGACCGTGTTCATTGAACCGGAAAAAGTAATCCCGTCCAACAACCGCCTGCGCCAGATCGAGGTGGAAATTGAAGACGAGATCGAAAGACTTTTGACGGAACTTTCCCGTTATCTGTCTTCCAAGTCTTTGGACATTGAAAGCTCGCAAGTGCTGATGAAAGACGCCGACGTGCGTTTTGCCCAAGCCCAGTTTGCCAATCAGGTGGAAGCCCACCCGATTGAGTTTTCTGATGACAGCATGGAGCTGATCGAAGTTCGCCATCCGCTGCTGCAACTGTCTGGCAAAAAAGTGATCGCCAATACGGTGCTGCTAGAAGGTCACAAAAGTATTTTGCTTTTAAGTGGTCCCAATGCCGGCGGTAAAACCGTGCTATTGAAATCCATCGGTCTGGCGGCGCAAATGGCCCGCTGTGGTCTGCCGATTTGTGCCAGCGAAACCTCCAAACTGCCGTTCTTTAAAAATGTTCTGATCGGCATCGGGGATGCGCAAAGTGTGGATGAAGAGCTTTCCACCTTTGCGGCACACTTGAAAATTTTAGGCAAAGCCGCGTCTGTCAAAGGCCGCGACAACCTGATTCTGATTGATGAGATCTGCGGATCCACCGATCCGGAAGAAGGCAGCGCCCTGGGACGCGCCTTCATCGAAGAGTTCTCTAACAACGACGTCTTTGCTGTGATCACGTCCCACTTGGGGCCGTTGAAATCCGGCTGGGACGAGCAAAGCCGTGTTTACAACGGAAGCCTGGAATACGACCCGAAAACCGGCCGTCCGACTTATTCATTCCTGGCGGGTATCCCCGGTGATTCCATGGCGATTCAGACCGCGAAACGCGTGGGCGTTGCACAGACCATCGTTCAGCGCGCTTTGGATGTGCTGGCTCCAGCCACGCGGGCGCGTCTGGAAGGTCTTGAACAGATCGAACAACTGAAGGCTGACATCAATCTTTTGCAGGACCACCTGAAAAAAGAAACCAAGAAAGCCACCGAGATGAGGCGCAAGTATGAAGGCATGCTTGAGCAATTCAACAAGGACAAGGACGAATGGTTGCAGCGCACGGTGAAAAAAGCCGAACGCAAAGTGGAAGAAGCCATTGCCCACGCCAAAGCCGATGAGACCTTCAAACGTCACACCGCTTTGCAGGAGATCAAATACAAACTGCCAGAGATCGTAAAAGCAAAACCGATCACGCAACCAGGCGCCCCGGAAACCGCCGAAGAATTTGGCAAGAAGTTCCCACCGGGATCCAAAGTGTATGTGCCGACCTTAAATCAGGACGGCATTATTCAGAGCACGCCAAATTCCAAGGGCGAGGTCATGATTTTGTCAGGCTCTGTGCGCTTGCAACTGCCATGGACTATCCTGAAGCCTGCGGGTAAACCGTCCAATCCGACGTCCCAGCTGATCCGTCAAAGTTCCAACATCACCGTGGCTTTGGCTGACGATGATCGCACGCTGGATCTGCGCGGTCGCACGGTCGAGGATGCCTTGCAGGAACTTGAATTGGCATTGGACAAAGCCGCTCAGGCCCGCGAAGATCGTATTAAGATCATCCACGGTCACGGCACCGAAGCCTTGAAGAAAGCTGTGCGCACGTACCTGTCCCGTTCCATTTACGTAAAAAAATGGAAGGCAGGTTCACCAGAAGGTGGCGGCGACGGCATCACGTGGGTTGAAATCGGCGAAGCATAA
- a CDS encoding helix-turn-helix transcriptional regulator: MKQHPEEFQAYFKTHFDKWGLTKTECEVGGLILLGLSLREIADRRGTSETTTRQQALSLYKKASVEGRHQLSAYFLENLLAAQTIVKPYVESGSGSL; encoded by the coding sequence ATGAAACAACATCCTGAAGAATTTCAAGCTTACTTCAAAACTCATTTCGATAAATGGGGACTTACCAAAACTGAATGTGAAGTCGGTGGTTTGATTCTTCTTGGCCTCAGCCTGCGTGAAATCGCGGACAGAAGGGGCACTTCTGAAACGACAACTCGTCAACAAGCACTGAGCCTTTATAAAAAAGCTTCAGTGGAAGGACGTCATCAGTTGTCGGCTTATTTCCTGGAAAATCTGCTGGCGGCGCAAACGATTGTTAAGCCTTACGTTGAAAGCGGGTCGGGATCCCTTTAG
- a CDS encoding Hsp20/alpha crystallin family protein produces the protein MSELQADHARKKKQLVKENEAQLADLKDYYNDKKSGLQEQNNAAINHIRKSQQEAAAEAVEDRQRLTDKYNSKTQALAKSYDDKLNSTRNKRTEQIAQAQTDSRQKVASIEKDASERVEYIRTKSADDIKGAKEKYNQDMSQLNEFSDRRLEQQRTQNDASLKNEVDRGRNVQERVRTRNEKEYGELRARGEKALVVENEKQQKQLARQDSDYAKRYDQQQTQWESREGNLNKQYSSRLQHQKVAYENALDNQNDRFQSTYQHTEDANRESLNIQKQRYVRELAETRKDFVKAASKYSTKEADPFYKVEDRGSQMKENPDFYILRAFVPEHEKDSVKVTIQNDRATVSGQRSFKDKIEEDNKSVSSSNFQTFREEFAFDKPVITEGMTRQRDGDWVVYHIPKGIPTRFQRKA, from the coding sequence TTGAGTGAACTTCAAGCCGATCACGCGCGCAAAAAAAAGCAGCTCGTGAAAGAGAATGAAGCCCAGCTTGCTGATCTTAAAGACTACTACAACGACAAGAAGTCCGGTCTGCAAGAACAAAACAACGCCGCTATCAATCACATTCGCAAAAGCCAGCAAGAGGCCGCCGCCGAAGCCGTGGAAGACCGCCAGCGCCTGACTGATAAATACAATTCCAAAACCCAGGCACTGGCAAAGAGCTATGACGACAAACTGAACTCCACCCGCAACAAGCGCACCGAACAGATTGCCCAGGCTCAGACCGATTCCCGTCAGAAAGTGGCCAGCATTGAAAAAGATGCCAGCGAACGCGTGGAATACATCCGCACCAAAAGTGCTGATGACATCAAAGGCGCCAAAGAAAAATACAACCAGGACATGTCCCAGCTGAATGAATTCAGCGACCGCCGCCTGGAGCAGCAGCGCACCCAGAACGATGCCAGCCTGAAAAACGAAGTGGATCGTGGCCGCAACGTGCAAGAGCGCGTGCGCACCCGCAATGAAAAAGAATACGGCGAACTGCGTGCGCGCGGTGAAAAGGCTCTGGTTGTTGAAAATGAAAAGCAGCAAAAACAACTGGCTCGTCAGGACAGTGATTATGCCAAACGCTATGACCAGCAGCAGACCCAATGGGAATCCCGCGAAGGGAATCTGAACAAGCAGTACTCTTCCCGTCTGCAACACCAGAAAGTCGCTTACGAAAACGCTCTGGACAACCAGAACGACCGCTTCCAAAGCACTTACCAGCACACGGAAGATGCCAACCGCGAATCCTTGAACATTCAAAAGCAACGCTATGTGCGTGAACTGGCTGAAACCCGCAAAGACTTTGTGAAGGCCGCCAGCAAGTATTCGACAAAAGAAGCTGACCCGTTCTACAAGGTTGAAGACCGTGGCAGTCAGATGAAGGAAAATCCTGATTTCTATATTCTGCGCGCCTTTGTGCCAGAGCATGAAAAGGATTCCGTAAAGGTCACGATTCAGAATGATCGCGCGACCGTTTCAGGTCAGCGTTCTTTCAAGGACAAGATTGAAGAAGATAACAAAAGTGTCAGCAGCTCTAACTTCCAGACATTCCGGGAAGAGTTTGCTTTCGACAAGCCCGTCATCACCGAGGGCATGACCCGCCAGCGCGATGGTGACTGGGTTGTCTATCACATCCCTAAAGGGATCCCGACCCGCTTTCAACGTAAGGCTTAA
- a CDS encoding GlsB/YeaQ/YmgE family stress response membrane protein: MTYVNMVLNHPWFNLFVLWSLLGLGVGVIAKIIIPGSENMGWIRTILLGLAGSFIGNFLTPKVFHWPKYNAFSWEGIAIGIGGAVILVLVNRVVTRS; the protein is encoded by the coding sequence ATGACATACGTGAATATGGTTTTGAATCACCCTTGGTTTAATCTGTTTGTGCTTTGGTCCCTGTTGGGACTGGGTGTGGGCGTGATTGCCAAGATCATCATCCCCGGCAGCGAAAACATGGGATGGATTCGGACAATTCTTTTGGGGCTGGCGGGATCTTTCATTGGGAACTTCCTGACGCCCAAGGTTTTTCACTGGCCCAAGTACAACGCCTTCAGTTGGGAAGGCATCGCCATCGGCATTGGTGGCGCCGTGATTCTGGTTCTGGTGAACCGGGTCGTCACAAGATCCTAG
- a CDS encoding isocitrate/isopropylmalate dehydrogenase family protein, with protein MMKLTVIPGDGIGPEIMAQVIRVLKHVHAPFEYEEHQAGEVALNSLGELLPQTTIDSINKTKLAIKGPTTTPVGGGHKSINVTMRQKFDLYANVRPVRSLPGVQCVCSDVDLTIVRENTEDLYAGIERMVDEDTAESIKRITRKGSERIARYAYDLAQKTGKPRMAIVHKANIMKLSDGLFLKVAQEVGWQYPTITTKDVIVDNACMQLVTKPQQFDVIVTENLYGDILSDLCAGLVGGLGVVPGANIGANHAIFEAVHGSAPDIAGQNKANPTALLQSAVMMLQHVGENAKADAIMKALIAALSDVNARTGDLGGKGTTVSFTDAIIQRLGH; from the coding sequence ATGATGAAACTGACAGTGATTCCCGGTGATGGTATCGGCCCTGAGATTATGGCTCAGGTCATTCGCGTTCTTAAACACGTACACGCTCCGTTTGAATACGAAGAGCACCAAGCTGGCGAAGTGGCTCTGAATTCTTTGGGCGAATTGCTGCCTCAGACCACCATTGATTCCATCAACAAAACCAAACTGGCAATCAAAGGCCCAACGACCACTCCGGTGGGCGGCGGTCACAAATCCATCAACGTGACCATGAGACAAAAGTTCGACCTGTACGCCAACGTGCGCCCGGTTCGCTCTTTGCCTGGTGTTCAGTGTGTTTGTTCTGACGTGGATTTGACCATCGTGCGCGAAAACACCGAAGACCTTTACGCGGGTATCGAACGCATGGTCGATGAAGACACTGCGGAAAGCATCAAACGCATCACGCGCAAAGGTTCTGAGCGCATTGCCCGTTACGCTTATGATCTGGCTCAGAAAACCGGCAAACCTCGCATGGCGATCGTTCATAAAGCCAATATCATGAAACTTTCTGATGGTCTGTTCCTGAAAGTGGCGCAGGAAGTGGGCTGGCAGTATCCAACCATCACGACCAAAGACGTTATCGTTGATAACGCCTGCATGCAGCTGGTGACCAAACCTCAGCAGTTTGACGTGATCGTGACTGAAAACCTTTACGGCGACATTTTGTCTGACTTGTGCGCGGGCCTTGTCGGCGGCTTGGGCGTGGTTCCGGGTGCAAACATCGGTGCGAATCACGCGATCTTTGAAGCGGTTCACGGTTCTGCACCGGATATCGCCGGTCAAAACAAAGCCAATCCAACTGCGTTGCTGCAATCTGCTGTGATGATGCTTCAGCACGTGGGCGAAAATGCCAAAGCCGATGCAATCATGAAGGCTTTGATCGCTGCTCTTTCTGACGTTAATGCAAGAACTGGTGACTTGGGTGGTAAAGGTACGACTGTATCCTTCACCGACGCTATCATCCAGCGCCTGGGCCACTAA
- a CDS encoding matrixin family metalloprotease, translating into MWKWLGTALVLSIALVVQACAPKSQEDCGFVQNVYGERISWKSDAPVTMQLHTSIPDSMVPAIMRAAETWERTAGRKLINIIQYPRYSGPIVPHKDGQNIIYLMDAWESNRASEQGRTSVYWIGDLIKEADIRLNGYDFNFYWNNQRLTTAVNPARKSSGEVNIEALVLHEMGHVLGLKHKDGAGSVMATYLSSGDDRVNLAEVDSSALQCEY; encoded by the coding sequence ATGTGGAAGTGGCTTGGGACCGCATTGGTCCTATCAATAGCATTAGTAGTACAAGCCTGTGCGCCGAAATCCCAGGAAGACTGTGGTTTCGTGCAAAACGTGTATGGCGAACGAATCTCCTGGAAAAGCGATGCTCCAGTGACGATGCAACTGCATACCTCTATTCCGGATTCAATGGTGCCAGCGATCATGCGTGCAGCAGAAACCTGGGAACGCACCGCCGGACGTAAACTTATCAATATCATTCAATACCCGCGCTATAGCGGACCGATTGTTCCCCACAAAGACGGACAGAACATCATCTATTTGATGGATGCATGGGAAAGCAACCGCGCTTCGGAACAGGGCCGGACAAGTGTTTACTGGATCGGGGACCTGATCAAGGAAGCCGACATTCGTTTGAACGGCTATGACTTTAATTTCTATTGGAATAATCAACGTCTGACGACGGCTGTAAACCCAGCACGAAAGTCATCTGGCGAGGTCAATATTGAAGCCCTGGTGCTTCACGAGATGGGACACGTCCTGGGCCTGAAACACAAGGACGGCGCGGGTTCTGTGATGGCGACCTATCTGTCCAGTGGTGATGATCGGGTGAATCTGGCTGAGGTGGATTCGTCAGCCCTGCAGTGCGAGTACTAG
- a CDS encoding coenzyme F420-0:L-glutamate ligase — MTQLVISPVRTAIFHQGGNLAEFILAHVEKSQWQEGILLAITSKIISLAENRLVPLNSIDKKDLIRREADHYLGEIGHGVSLTIKEGLLLPAAGIDESNSENGDYILYPHDPYLSAEKLRQSLCERTGLKNLGIIVTDSHTSPLRNGVTGIALSFAGFDPVRSMVGEKDIFGRELKMTQINLADSLAVSAVLMMGEAAERCPLALIYNAPVTFNENPRREDLQFAPEDDMYLPLYKHLMK; from the coding sequence ATGACACAGTTGGTGATCTCTCCAGTTCGCACAGCGATCTTCCATCAAGGTGGGAATCTGGCGGAGTTCATCCTGGCTCATGTCGAAAAATCCCAATGGCAGGAAGGGATCCTTCTTGCCATCACTTCCAAGATCATCTCTTTGGCGGAAAACCGCCTGGTGCCTTTAAACAGCATCGACAAAAAAGACCTGATCCGCCGCGAGGCTGATCACTATTTGGGTGAAATCGGTCACGGCGTGTCCCTGACCATCAAAGAAGGTCTGCTTTTACCAGCTGCCGGCATTGATGAATCCAATTCTGAAAACGGCGATTATATCCTGTACCCGCATGATCCGTATCTTTCTGCCGAAAAACTGCGCCAGTCCCTTTGCGAGCGCACAGGACTTAAAAACCTGGGTATCATCGTGACGGATTCACACACCAGTCCTTTGCGTAATGGAGTGACCGGGATTGCGCTGTCTTTTGCAGGCTTTGATCCAGTTCGCAGCATGGTGGGTGAAAAAGACATCTTTGGTCGAGAGCTGAAAATGACCCAGATCAATCTCGCCGACAGTCTGGCTGTTTCAGCAGTCCTGATGATGGGTGAAGCCGCTGAACGCTGTCCGCTGGCCCTGATCTATAATGCTCCGGTGACCTTCAACGAAAATCCCCGTCGTGAGGATCTGCAGTTTGCTCCGGAAGACGACATGTACCTGCCTCTTTACAAACATCTCATGAAGTAG
- the lnt gene encoding apolipoprotein N-acyltransferase produces the protein MMKRWFQFFKHKAYDFRWAILSGILVGTSYIPFPPWALIFCYTPLWIYVTEESSSVKKSFWAGWITQFILTLIGFHWIAYTAHEFGQLPWAVSYLALLLFCAFMHLYIPVAVAAGTWLRLRFKLSGGQTLFTIALLHALLERTWPVIFEWHLGYTLIWSKIPIYHLADLVGFHGLSAVVLLFNAWMGYVWLKQSFVKKALSHLSLLALTFAALVGWGFWHGKAWNKFDGETKATVVQANIGNLEKIYAEQGRAYQEVITRKFLDLSFAAMQKHPQTDILIWPETAFPDYLDQHLLDRKHAQILISGLQPLGRPLITGAYSKDPKADEKQDTSTYNALFLVDPLGNNLDKPYRKTELLAFGEYLPLSEQFPFLLKLLPFVSNFGRGHGPEVMKWETAQGSIRWGGQICYEGLYPSFTRGLAEKGADILVNVTNDSWFGKTFEPQQHLYMTLARAIEVRRPLVRSTNTGVSTAVLANGDVLQKSPLHEEWSGQFVIKYLKNAPLTFFVQWGHWDWIVILLVLGAVIGRGALNARSRRS, from the coding sequence ATGATGAAGAGATGGTTTCAATTTTTCAAGCATAAAGCCTACGATTTTCGTTGGGCGATTCTCTCCGGAATTCTCGTCGGCACAAGTTACATTCCGTTTCCTCCTTGGGCGTTGATCTTCTGCTACACGCCTCTGTGGATTTACGTGACCGAAGAATCCTCGTCGGTGAAGAAATCTTTCTGGGCCGGATGGATCACACAATTCATTCTGACCTTGATCGGCTTTCATTGGATTGCCTACACTGCGCATGAATTCGGTCAGCTTCCGTGGGCTGTGTCCTATCTGGCGCTGCTGCTTTTTTGTGCGTTTATGCATTTGTATATCCCGGTGGCCGTGGCCGCGGGAACCTGGCTGCGCCTCAGATTCAAGCTTTCCGGCGGACAGACGCTGTTTACGATCGCTCTTTTGCATGCACTTTTGGAGCGAACCTGGCCGGTGATCTTTGAGTGGCATCTTGGCTACACTCTGATCTGGTCGAAAATTCCGATATATCATCTGGCGGATCTGGTCGGCTTCCACGGGCTTTCCGCTGTGGTATTGCTTTTTAACGCCTGGATGGGTTACGTGTGGCTGAAACAAAGCTTTGTCAAAAAAGCCTTAAGTCACCTGTCACTGCTGGCGCTGACTTTTGCTGCTTTGGTGGGCTGGGGCTTCTGGCACGGCAAAGCCTGGAACAAGTTTGACGGCGAAACCAAGGCCACCGTGGTTCAGGCCAACATCGGCAATCTGGAAAAGATCTATGCGGAACAGGGCCGCGCCTATCAGGAAGTCATCACCCGCAAGTTCCTGGATCTGTCTTTTGCTGCTATGCAAAAGCACCCGCAAACCGACATCCTGATCTGGCCGGAAACGGCTTTCCCGGATTATCTGGATCAGCATCTTTTGGACCGCAAACACGCACAGATCCTGATTTCAGGGCTGCAGCCGCTGGGCCGTCCATTGATTACCGGCGCTTATTCCAAAGATCCCAAGGCCGATGAAAAACAAGACACGTCCACTTACAACGCCCTTTTCCTGGTGGATCCACTGGGTAACAATCTGGACAAACCTTACCGCAAGACCGAGCTTTTGGCGTTTGGCGAATATCTGCCACTGAGCGAGCAGTTCCCGTTCCTGCTGAAGCTTTTGCCGTTTGTTTCAAACTTCGGCCGCGGCCATGGCCCGGAAGTGATGAAGTGGGAAACTGCACAAGGTTCAATTCGTTGGGGTGGGCAGATCTGCTATGAAGGCCTTTACCCGTCCTTCACCCGCGGCCTTGCTGAAAAAGGCGCTGATATTCTGGTGAACGTGACCAACGACTCGTGGTTTGGAAAAACCTTTGAGCCGCAACAGCACCTGTACATGACTCTGGCTCGTGCGATTGAAGTGCGCCGTCCTTTGGTGCGTTCAACTAACACCGGGGTCAGCACCGCTGTTTTGGCAAACGGTGACGTTCTACAAAAATCACCACTCCATGAAGAATGGAGCGGACAGTTCGTGATAAAGTATCTTAAAAACGCTCCCCTTACTTTCTTTGTCCAATGGGGTCATTGGGACTGGATTGTTATTTTGCTTGTGCTGGGAGCAGTGATTGGCCGAGGAGCCCTTAATGCAAGATCTCGTCGTTCTTGA
- a CDS encoding lipase maturation factor family protein has product MNMLIEDYNIASWIISKTLALSYFVAFLSLLPQVLGLYGSQGILSIDHLLNLLDKELKAERFYHVPSLFWFSSGDLTLKFFCFVGMTASSLAFLGFSQSFMFLTCFICYLSFVSCGQIFLSYQWDSLLLELGFLGLFFAPWQWEWIPLAAHNLHPIMLGLVIFLLFKLMFLSGVVKLTHKDGSWKDLTALTYHYWTQPLPTPVAYFAHKMPRWFQKMSTVIMFFIELACPFLMLVPGKTQIVAVGLLLFLQFLIILTGNYGFFNLLTLGLCLSVLPDSEWGFRINWVEATTLPTAIMVIPALILVPSSLFWILKTLSENSTKLNFMLPYMRFFYPFRINNPYGLFAVMTKTRPEVVLQGSNDGLHWEDYEFQFKPGGLKKAPPVCAPHQPRMDWQMWFAALENFNENMWLQNLATRVFEQSPDVMALFSKDPFKGTSPRYLRFERYEYRFSEFKDLRQNGQWWERVHSGSYGPVFGRDDGTGEPA; this is encoded by the coding sequence ATGAATATGTTAATTGAAGACTACAACATCGCAAGCTGGATCATTTCAAAGACACTGGCGCTGTCTTACTTTGTCGCCTTTTTGTCTTTGCTGCCGCAGGTGTTGGGCCTTTATGGTTCACAAGGCATTTTGTCGATTGATCATCTTTTAAATCTTTTGGACAAAGAACTAAAAGCCGAACGCTTCTATCATGTTCCCAGTCTGTTCTGGTTTTCTTCTGGCGATCTGACTTTGAAATTTTTCTGCTTTGTCGGCATGACGGCGTCTTCACTGGCGTTTCTGGGGTTTTCCCAAAGCTTCATGTTTCTGACCTGTTTCATTTGTTATCTTTCTTTTGTCAGCTGCGGACAGATTTTTTTAAGTTACCAGTGGGACAGTCTGCTGCTGGAACTTGGTTTCCTGGGATTGTTCTTCGCTCCGTGGCAGTGGGAATGGATTCCGCTGGCGGCGCACAATCTGCACCCGATCATGCTGGGGCTGGTGATTTTCCTGTTGTTCAAACTGATGTTCTTGTCTGGCGTAGTGAAGCTTACACATAAGGATGGCAGCTGGAAGGATCTGACGGCTTTGACCTATCATTACTGGACACAGCCGCTGCCAACACCCGTGGCTTACTTCGCCCACAAGATGCCCCGCTGGTTCCAAAAAATGAGCACTGTGATCATGTTCTTTATCGAGCTAGCCTGCCCGTTCCTGATGTTGGTGCCCGGAAAGACCCAGATCGTCGCTGTCGGCCTTTTGTTGTTTCTGCAGTTTTTAATCATACTGACGGGCAACTATGGTTTCTTTAACCTGCTGACTTTGGGGCTGTGTCTGTCAGTACTGCCGGATTCTGAGTGGGGGTTCAGAATTAACTGGGTTGAAGCCACCACCCTGCCGACAGCAATAATGGTGATTCCGGCTCTGATCTTGGTTCCGTCATCGCTGTTCTGGATTTTAAAAACACTTTCTGAAAACAGCACGAAGCTAAACTTCATGCTTCCGTACATGCGCTTCTTTTACCCTTTCCGCATCAACAATCCTTATGGTTTGTTCGCCGTGATGACAAAGACCCGTCCGGAAGTGGTTCTGCAGGGAAGTAACGACGGACTTCACTGGGAAGACTATGAATTCCAGTTCAAACCTGGCGGCCTTAAAAAAGCCCCCCCGGTGTGTGCCCCACACCAGCCGCGCATGGACTGGCAGATGTGGTTTGCAGCTCTTGAAAATTTCAACGAAAACATGTGGCTGCAGAACCTCGCAACCCGCGTATTTGAACAATCCCCCGACGTGATGGCCTTGTTCAGCAAGGATCCCTTCAAAGGAACCTCACCAAGATACCTGCGTTTTGAACGATACGAATACCGCTTCAGCGAATTCAAAGACCTGCGCCAAAATGGCCAGTGGTGGGAACGCGTTCACTCAGGATCCTACGGCCCCGTATTTGGCAGGGATGATGGAACCGGCGAACCTGCTTAG
- a CDS encoding PBECR2 nuclease fold domain-containing protein — protein MAKTKTRAKKKPSTSSEKELILVDEAAGLIFENEKDLFGYFQSAIDKLEEEYIALRSAEDFTDEEQIEREHYLESTLDEPDEVWMDDKTFEDFAIYHFIKSFEEGVDAFKYVAVAYVSSEDEYPSFVFIHFPSKDSRVWQNYQRGEMVYDKTFEEVSAGSVEGDAMGEGDPLAMGLYSAMLKVRGEKDIPQENFKDFAELREETIESADEIWRKNDLDGNILVSFIREFPDHETTKDLIYIAVTQEDEDSNVHSLLFSFPTTDKTLADRYRQGENLQAEEVSQESAH, from the coding sequence ATGGCGAAAACAAAGACCCGCGCAAAGAAGAAACCAAGCACCTCCTCTGAAAAAGAACTCATCTTGGTTGATGAGGCTGCTGGACTGATTTTTGAGAATGAAAAAGACCTGTTTGGCTATTTCCAAAGCGCCATCGATAAGCTGGAAGAAGAGTATATTGCTCTGCGTTCGGCCGAGGATTTCACTGACGAAGAGCAAATTGAACGCGAGCATTATTTGGAGTCCACATTGGACGAACCAGATGAAGTTTGGATGGATGACAAGACTTTCGAAGATTTTGCCATCTATCACTTCATTAAAAGTTTCGAAGAAGGTGTAGATGCCTTCAAATATGTCGCTGTAGCTTACGTATCCAGTGAAGACGAGTACCCTTCATTCGTGTTCATCCATTTCCCATCCAAAGACAGCCGCGTGTGGCAGAACTATCAGCGCGGTGAAATGGTTTACGATAAAACCTTTGAAGAAGTTTCCGCTGGATCCGTCGAAGGCGATGCGATGGGCGAGGGAGATCCTTTGGCCATGGGTCTTTACTCCGCCATGCTGAAAGTGCGTGGCGAAAAAGACATTCCGCAGGAAAATTTCAAGGACTTCGCTGAGCTTCGTGAAGAAACCATCGAAAGCGCGGATGAAATCTGGCGCAAGAACGATCTGGATGGAAACATCCTGGTCAGCTTCATCCGCGAATTCCCGGATCACGAAACCACCAAGGATTTGATCTATATCGCGGTCACTCAGGAAGACGAAGACTCCAATGTTCATTCATTGCTGTTCTCGTTCCCAACGACCGACAAGACGCTGGCCGACCGCTACCGCCAAGGCGAAAACCTACAGGCCGAAGAAGTCAGCCAGGAATCCGCCCACTGA